The Hevea brasiliensis isolate MT/VB/25A 57/8 chromosome 9, ASM3005281v1, whole genome shotgun sequence nucleotide sequence CAACCGATTAGCTCCCAATGAATTAATCCATTAGATTATACCAGTAAAGTGCTATGCAATCTACAAATGGAAAATCTTTCAGGGCACTTTGGCTCTCTGCATGATCATAAATCTTCTTCTACTTGCGCCCTCCACGTGCTCACCAAGTTTAGCCAGGTGAGTCATCCTTCTTTTCCAAGACTCAGTGGCCTCCAGTTGATTTGGCTTCTTACTGGATTCAGAGGAATCGATTTCCGAGGATTCAAAACTTTCCTGAGAAATGTTTGCTTCTTCATCTGAATCCTGGATTATTTGGTTCAAAGACTCTACCACCTGACTCATCTTTGGTCTATCCTTTGCACTCTTCAGCAAACAGGCGTCTGCCAACTTGGCAATCTTACGAGCTGTTGCtatagaatactggttttcaagtCGAGTATCAATAATCAACCTAAACTTTTTACTATCGGAAGGGAACTGCTTAACCCATTCCAGCAACTTCTGCTCCACCCTTGGGCGGTTTCTTTCCAAGGACCGCCTGCCAGTAATAATCTCATATAGTACCACTCCAAAGCTCCATACGTCACTTTTAGTCGTGAGATGCCCTGTCTCTATGTAATCCGGAGCAGCATATCCATATGTTCCCATTACCTGGTCATAAAAACCAAGTTCTATTGTATAATGTTAAGCAAGTGGTTCATGGACACCCATAAAATTGCTTTTAAGTGTGGTGCTGTCAAAATGGGTTTGTGTGTGCGCGTGTGTGTGTGGAGATAACAATTTGCTGGAGTCCAACAATAGTAGGCATTCTTGCAGGCGATGAATGCTCATGTTAagtgctaaaaaaaaaaacttacagcTGTTGAAACATGCGTTCGTCCAGCCACTGGCCCCTCCCTAGCAAGCCCAAAGTCTGAAAGCTTCGGTTTAAAATTCTCGTCCAATAAAACATTGGAGCATTTAAAATCTCGATATATAACCTACACGAGTAATGACAAATTAGAAAGAGGGGGACGCGGGGGGTTGTTGGGGGTGTTGGAGAATGGAGTTAGCAGCTGAGGCATAAACTTGAATCCTGGACAGAACATGCAGATACAGATGAAGCGATATTGGTCTCAACGCAATATCGCACATGACACACAAAAAGAAAACGAGAGAAGGTTGATAGCAATGTTGTAAaagaaaacctgaatttctaagcCATCATGTAGGTAAGCCAATCCTTGAGCTGCTCCAAGTATTATTTGCAATCTTGTTTTCCAAGGAAGTGCAGGGTATGCTCTATTGAAAAGATGATCGTCCAAGCTTTTGTTTGGCATAAACTCATATACAAGTAGTCTCTGGATTCCTCTTTCTCCGTCCGCTGCACAATATCCAAAGAGTTTGACAAGATTTGGATGCTCCACCACACCCAGAAATTGAACTTCTGCTACCCATTGTTTATGACCCTGTTATGAATATCAGAAACAGTCTGCAAATAAATATTTTTGCTCAAATCCTAAATTTATTTATTGTAACACGTTTAGAACTCAAACCTGCAAACCATCATTGTCGAGCTTCTTAATTGCAACGACAATAGGGTCACCGTTCCCGTCAGCAGGCTTGATTGAGCCTTTGTAGACACTCCCAAATCCACCTTCCCCAATCTTTAGTAGTCTGTTGAAATCATGGGTAGCATGTCTGAGCTCTGAAAAAGAGAAGACACGCAGGTTGTGAGCCTTTTCCTCATATAATTCGGGTATACCACGCGGTGTAGTTTCTAAGCATGAAGATTTTGAGATCCTTTGTGTCCCCGAATAGTCAGATTTTGATTGCTCTTTCAACTCTGGTGCTGACCTTTGTTGCCTGCTTCTGGTTTTGTCTTTGAAGTATTGAAAACACATCATTTTACAATAATCTCAATGGCTGGAGCTTTTTCAGGATTTAAAATAGCGGAGAGATCAAAACAGGGGAACCAAATAACAAATTGGAAACTAAGTTAGGCAAGGGTTGAAGATTATTATTGTTAAGGAAGAAAGCTGAATAGACAGAGAAACGGGACAACACAACTAGGAATATGATTAAGAAGGGTATTTTTTTTGATAGAAAAGCAAGAAGCCTGAGAAAACTCAGATGAATATTTGATAAACAAAGGATGAAAATGAAGCAACCCCAgatgagaaaaaagaaaaaaatatataatggaAGAAATTGGTTGACAAAACaagttatattatattattatagaaTAAAAAAAGTGCAAAACACAGATATGTTGATCAAATGAATGAATTACCTAATAATAAGGATAGAGTTGGTGGGGTTGGAATTTGGAAGAGAGATTTCCATCAATTTGCTTGTAAGGAGACTTTGGGGAATAGTTTCATTCAACTTTCCGATTTAAATACTCAAAACTCAGGAGTCAGAAGCCGAAGGGTTTTAAAATGAAGTAAATGCTATTGGTCCTGTTGACTGTTGGCAACCCCATTAAAAAGTGAAAACAGGGCACCAGGGCCCAGGGTACTTGGAGATGCTTAGGCTTAACTTGTCCTGATTTATACGCAGGGAATTGACAAATTTCACCCCGTTTTAATATTCCAGGATCTGACGTCAAATATACAAGAGATTCATCTCTTATATATAGCTTATATAAACATAAAATACGTTTTGTATAATTTATAAAAGATTCAcatttgtaaattaaaaaaataacctAAATTCTTGTGCTCTCCATATACCTAATTATCTCTtctaatttagtttttttttttaacacatcGGTGTTTCTCCTCTTAGATTTGGGATAACTTCATTAAAAAAAGAGGCCAATTTAGATTTTGGAGAGAGTAATTTAATATGACTCAATAATTAATCTGACATGCCAGttgaaataagtataaaagaggaaataaaaaaaaaaggaggtaGAAATCCATGGGGGTTTGGTATTTAGTCCGCGAATAATGTTAAGATATCAAAGGAACCTATTTCCCCGCGAATTGCCATTAGAAAATGGATCAGGCTCTATGCCCAAGAGAGAGTCCTCGATTTGCTTGGGATTCTATAAATCAGTATAGATAATACCAATTGGTGTGGTTGGGTTTTTGGCAGTTTTACCAGCACAATGGGCCAGCTTTTGATTTGAATCAATAAAATGGTCGATTAGGCGCAGCTTTGGCTCTTCGGTTAAGTCAAGATTTAAGGCAAGAGCCGTCAAAATCCTTGACAATTGCAATataatttttctcatttctttcttATAAACAATTGACCATGACGAtgctttaaaaaagaaaattgaccATGATCAGATTTAAAGTATGGATTTTCTTGGCCAGCAAACGAGTTAAATTAAATGGGTATTTGACTTAAATGATTCAATTTGATTAATACTCCCTCCATTTCATTTTAATAACTTTTTAAGATTTTTatataaagattaaaaaaataattgactAAAATACTCttataatattattgaaattagAATGTAAAAAAGTGATAAGAAGAGATAAATATATTAAGAATGATAATATATAAGGGTTAAATTAGAAAAAGAATTTAAGACTTTCTTATGttttaaaataacaaataaaatgattttttttttctaaatcatCTATTACAATAAAATAGTGTGAACatcttaattattttaatttaatttgattgttgtgagaaaaaattaaaataataaaactgACGGTAtactaaaattcttaattttttttttctcagttCTCACTTCTCATAGCTCTCGGCCTCCTTCTTTTAGAattgaaattattgttgaaaaatatattttcttaaatatatattaatcagAAAATATTAAAAGTTATTCAACATTaaacttatatataaaaatacATTTTTTAAAACTGACAACCCCAACTCCAAACGACAAATGGAGCGCATTTTTAAATTCCTCTTctatttccttcctctctctctctctctctctctctctccctttcacCCTCATTCCTCTTCACCGTCCTACAATCGCACTCTCAGCCAGTTCGTCATGTCTTCTCTCCACTCATTTTCTCAACCT carries:
- the LOC110663933 gene encoding probable serine/threonine-protein kinase PBL19, producing MMCFQYFKDKTRSRQQRSAPELKEQSKSDYSGTQRISKSSCLETTPRGIPELYEEKAHNLRVFSFSELRHATHDFNRLLKIGEGGFGSVYKGSIKPADGNGDPIVVAIKKLDNDGLQGHKQWVAEVQFLGVVEHPNLVKLFGYCAADGERGIQRLLVYEFMPNKSLDDHLFNRAYPALPWKTRLQIILGAAQGLAYLHDGLEIQVIYRDFKCSNVLLDENFKPKLSDFGLAREGPVAGRTHVSTAVMGTYGYAAPDYIETGHLTTKSDVWSFGVVLYEIITGRRSLERNRPRVEQKLLEWVKQFPSDSKKFRLIIDTRLENQYSIATARKIAKLADACLLKSAKDRPKMSQVVESLNQIIQDSDEEANISQESFESSEIDSSESSKKPNQLEATESWKRRMTHLAKLGEHVEGASRRRFMIMQRAKVP